Within the Roseicitreum antarcticum genome, the region GTCAGGAAGTCCTGCCAGTCAAACCCGTGGCGTTGGAACCACGGCCGCACGCCCGCGCGGCAATAGCGTGCCGCGCGCAGGTCCTGGAGTGTCACGCGGGTCATTTTTTGCCGCCTTTCTTCTTGATGGGATCGACCCGCAGGTCGCCGGTCCAGACCACATTGGGGCCGGTGATCAGCACGGTGCCGAAGATGACCGGGATCGGGCGGCCTTCCTCGGCCGTTGGCAGTGAGAAATCATCGAGCCCGGCGGCCTGCGGCTTCTCGGTTTTGGGGCGGGGGCTCAGCGCATAGGAGATCGCTGAGAGCACCAGTCCGAGGACAAGGCGCGCAATGAAGGTCCAGACCATGGGGATGTGCCGTTTGCAGAGTGGCGCCGTGCGGGCGCGTCAGACGATGGAGCCGCCGCCCAGCGGATTGCGGCCGGGGATCTCGGGAAAGCCGCCGAAGTTCAGAAGATTGCCGAACTTGGCCGCACAGGTCGCAGCGCGCAGATCGCAGCCCGGCGCGATGTCGACATGGACAGGCAGCGGATCGCCGGTGACTGGGTCAGTCTCTGGATCGGCCAGCGAGACTGCCAGTTCCGGCATCGGCCGCGACAGGGTGAGCATATGCCCTGCGTGTCCGGTGATGAAGCCCAGCGCGGGCCCGCAGCGCAGGACGCCGCCGCGATACCAGCCATCGGGGTGTTGCGCGACCTCGGGGATCGTGACTGCGTTGCCCGCGACGGCCGTCAGCGAACCGCTTTGCCAGTGCAGCGCGATGTCCAACCCGCAGCCGCGCCCGTAAAGCGCGTGACGACACAGCCGCTGATACTTCGCGCGCACGCCCGTGCGGCGCAGCGTGCTGAACACCGACTCGCAGCTCAGCAATATCCGCGCGCCCTCAACCTCCGCGCCCACCACGCGGCCCTTCCAGTGCGCAACGGTCTCGTCCAGCACCTGCTCGTGGCCGCGAAATATCGTCAGCGTCACTGGCGCATTGCCCATGGGTGCAAGGAACCGCCGCGCGAAGGGATGCGACAATGGCCATGTCAGTTCCAGCCGTCCCCGCTCGATCTCGCTCGTCTGCACCACATCGCCATGCGCCACAGCGGTGGGCTCCCAGGTGATTGTCTCACCACCACCGCCCGCGCTGGTCCAGGCCTCAGCCCGGCTGGTGAAGCGCCAGACCTGCTCCCCTTCGACAAACTGGTATAGGAAATACGGGCGGCCGTCGGCGGGTGAGGCTTCGATGCTGGCGTAGGTCATGGGCGTGGGGCTTTATGCATGCAGTGGCAGGCGGGGCGTTGATTGGATGCTTTGGAGGTGCACGGGGCTTGGATGCTGGCTCAAGGTCAGGTAGGAAAGAGCCCACAACGGAAAGACCCCCTTACCTCACATGATGCGGGTGCTGCGTGATTACTCGGTTACGGTCGTCGCAATTCTGCTTTCGAGCAGCTCGCTTTCGACGAGAACATAGATGTCATTTGGTGGCGTTCTCAAGCTGTGGATCATGATTCCGGGGTCGATCCCCATCTCGATCAAGAAGCCCATTGTCGCCCCTTGGCCGCGCTGGATGTTCTCAACAGCAAAAAACACTGGCATGTAGCCTGGTGTTTCATAGTAATGCTGATGGAGACCAACAGCGCCCGAGAGTGAAACGTGCCGTTCTACGCCTCCGGCCAAGACATATGGGCAAGAAGAAAAACATCCCATACCCGGTAAGATGCGGGTGTCGAGTTCACGGGTACGGATCAGTTGTCCGATCGCCAACGCTTCATCCACAATGCCGCCGGGACTGTTAATGGCGATGGCGTCCGGCATGCTGTCGAGGTCCGCTAAATAAGCAGCGAGCCGTCCGGCATCCCCGGCTTCAATCGCTCCGTTCATGACAAGCAGCGTGCCAAGCTCTGGATCCTGTTCTATCATGAACTCGAGGCGAGGCGGCAGATCTTCAGGCAGGTCTATGTCTGGCCTCGTCCCGGGGTTCGAAAACTGTGGTGTCGGTCGTGTCGGGTCGTATCTGCGTACCTGATCTCCGGGCGCGACAGGCGAAGTAGGCTCTGATCCGTCGAACATCTGGTTGAAGTGCCACCGGGCTGCAACGTCCGTCACAATCAGAAACAGGGCGACAACGACCTGCAGAAAAAGGATAATCTTCAGACCCCGGCCAATCGTCAAATCGCTAATCTTATCCTTGAAATTTTGCAATGATCATTCCGTCGTAGTGTTTTGGTCTTTGCTGGGCGGCGGATCATTCCGCATCCGGCGAATGATTTCAGAATCCGCATCCCCCATCGAAGCTTCGACATCTTTCATCGCGTTGATTGCAGCCTTGAGATCGGCAAGCGTAAGCGTCTCTTCGATGCTCAGGCCATCACGGCCATTGCGGATAGCCGCTTGGGTGACAGCGAGCATGAATACCAAGATCCCCGGTAAGAGATCGATTGCAATCGCGCCCGCCCATGACGGTACAAAATTTCCCGCATACCGAATAACCGCATCTGCACTCGAAATGGGGTTGTAGGCCGTCTCCTGCGGCGGTTCCATTTCCAATACCTGAGCGGCTGCTTGTCCTAGCGTCCGGCTGCGTTGATCGAGGGCTTCGATTACAGAGATGATCGTGGAGGATTGAGCGTCACGGACTGAGGATGTGCGCCCGTCGAGTTCTGGTAGCACGACAGACGCTGGAAGATCATCTGCAGCGCGGGCCACCAATAATGCCACGGAATACTGGTTGAGGTTGGAAATCACACCGGCAAGTCGGACACTCTCCTCGGAAAAGGCGACAGATCGCTGTTCTCCGAAGGCAGAGGTCGCAGGTTCGAATCCTGCTGGGTGCACCAATAAAATCAATGACTTAGCCGCAATTTGGTACATTGCCCTTTGGTTCAATGGACCTCAGCGCACGATTTTGAGCCGCGTGAACTCCAAGGAATCGGCGGCGGTGCGCAGGTGTTCTGGGGAATATCGGGCGTAGGTCTTCTCGGTCGTGGCCGTGTTGGTGTGGCCAAGGTACTGCGCAATCTCCGACATGGGCCTGCCCGCCTCGGCCATTCTAACGGCGGCGGTGTGGCGCAGCACGTGCGGAGACACATCCGACAGCTTCGCATTCTTCACGGCGCTGGCAAAGCCGCGCTTGATGGATTTGACGGGCTTTCCTCCCCATTCGATTACGTGATCCGACAGCGCGGCCATGCGCGCGGATTCAAGTGCTGCGCGCAGGTGTTGTTCATCGGCACGTAGCCCGGCCTTTCTTGCGTCCTTCGCCTGTGGCCAGTCTGACTTGCCCGCGCTCGAAGTCCACCCGATCCCACGTTAATTCCAGCGCGGCAGTTACCCGCGCGGCGGTGGTCAGCATCAGGATGATTGCCAGCTTGACGTGCGGCCCGGCCTCGGCGTCGATCAAGCGGTCAGCTTCTGCCTGTGAAAGGTATCGATCGCGCGGGGCGGGCTGTTCGGGCGCTCGACTGTAGGGCGCGCGTTCGATGACCCGCATTTTCTGCGCCCAGCTCAGCACAATCCGCAGATGGTTCATGCGCGTCCAGATTGTCCCGTCATGCTTGCCGTCCACCGCCATGCGTCGATCTGGTTGCGGCAATCCTGCGATGTGATCTGATCCGGAAGGAAGTGCCGAATGCGGGCAATATCGCCTTTCCGGTGTGGCGCATCGATTCGGCAATGACCGGCCCTTGCGGTCAGATCGGTACAATTCCCAAATCTCGGCAACGGTTGCTGCGCCCGCCGGGGCGCTGGCCTCTATGATTACCTGGCGGGCTTCGGCCTCAGCTTCGCGCGCTGTTGTGGCGTTAAGACGGAAGCGCCGCCGCTGGCCACTCGTGCCATGTGACGACGAAACGCCCATTGAGACGTCCGATTCTGTAGTCGCGCATTCATAAGCTCCACATGCTCTGGCCGCAGCCGTATCATGCGCCCGACGCGAAAGTGTGGCAACTCCCCCGCCTGCACATATTGCGCACCGTCTCAGCGCTGCATTCCCAGCGATCTGCGACGTGTTCGGGGTCAGGCGCGGGCGGTCATTGGTAATCCTCGAACGTTCAAGGCGTTTGCGACAGGGCGGTATCCAGTGAAAGCGGGTGTTGCCGATGGGTCCTTGCCATACCAACCAGCAATATGAGGTCGCGGTGCTGCCCTTGGCGCTGAGCTTTCCTTTGTGCATCACCACGCGCTCGGTGAATTGCAGGATGTCCGTGGGCGGTGTGACGCTGAAAAGCAGATCATTGCGCCCGACGCCTTCCAGAAACGCGCTGCGAACTATCACTGCGACGCCCTTGGTGCTGGTGCGCAAGGCGCGGGAAATGAACTGCTCGGCCAGCCGGAAGGGCGGGTTCGTGATCGTCCAGTCGGTCGGATCCTGATCCGGGCCGAACAGGTAGTCGGATTGCGGGAATCCGGCGCCATAGTCATGGATGTCGGATGCCTCGACCGCGCCAAAATATTCAGTCAGGGGCAGGACCATATGGCCTCGGTTGGCGGCAGGTTCCCGAGCCTTGGATGTGCGCAGTATGTAGCCTTGGGCGATCAGAAGCTCACACAGCGCCCGCGTGGCCCACGGTGGGGTAGGGAAGTCGTCCAGACTGTTGTGCGGTTCACTACGCTGCTGCATTACGGCGCTGCTGCGGTTCTGGGTCATCGCTGCACCTCTGCTGGCTTCGCGCGCCTCGCCAAAATGATCCGGCCCAACTCCAACCGCGTGACCTCTACGGCACCGTGCCGCACAGCCAGCGCCCGCTTGGTCATTGCGATGTCGAAGTGTTCCCGGGTCGTACCGGCGTGCTGTATCCACCGCCTGGCGACACCGATGCGATCAGCCATCGCCAGCAGCTCGTCGGTGCTGTCCGCGATCATGTGGCACATTTTCATGCGGCCAAACGGGGCTTGCATGTCGTCGACATAGACTGTCATTCCGCTGCCTTGATCTTCTTGCAGTGAGCTATACGCGCCGCCAGCCACCCCGCGCAGACGGTGACGCGGCCTTGCGTCGGATCGGGCGGGCTGATTGATACCGACAAGCTGTCGGCGTCCAGCTTTGCGGGCAGTCCTTTGTGACAGTGGAAATACTGGCCGGATGTGATGGTCTCCGACACCTCAGCCCAGCGGAAGGGGTCGGCACGCTCTGGTGATCCCTTGCGGAAAGCGCAGTTATCGCACATGCGGGCCTCAGGCCAGTCGCGTGTTTCGGGTTCTTGAATGCGCCCACAGTCCATGCAGCCCGCGTGCTTTCCGCCGCTTGCCATCACCATGTTGCGAGACCCGCAGCCGCAGCGGCCCGCTTCGTCCCCTTCGTAGTCGCCGCGATCAGCCATGTGCGGCCTCCATCTGGTCGATATTGCAACGGTGAACGGTGAAGCTGACAGCTACCACCCAAGGGTTCTGATCCCATGCGTCGGGGCCGTGCAGGCTGTTCCAGAGGTCCTCAAACCATTCTTTCGCAAAATCCCAGCCAACATGACCGATCCCGCTTGGTCCGGTTCTTCGGCGGGGAAGTAGCCTTGTCTGTTGTCCAAGGCTCACCGCGCTTGCATCCTTCGGCCCATGCGTCCACCTCGCTGATATCCTGCAACCGCTGCACCTGTACATCGTTGACAATCAGCGTCAGGCGGGACGCCCAGCGGGCATGTGGATGGAGGGCTTCCACGGCAGGCGATCCTTGTAGGCATCCGTTTTAGGGTCATACCAGCTATCAAATGGATCACCGTCTGCACGGTAATATGTGCTTTCAGCCTCCATCATCTCGCCACCCTCATGAGCTGCGCCGCGCAGAAACGCCTCACGCACATAGAGGCGGTCGCCGGGGGCGTAGCGCAGGGCCCATTCCTCAATGACCTCTGCGGTCAAACTGTCTCCGGTCCACCAGCGATTTCCGTCCCGAAACGCCGAACCCCAAGGCTTCGATGGCTGCGGCCTCAAAAGCCGCCGCGTCTGCGTCTTGCGACCTTCCAGCAACGCCCGAACCATTGGCCCGCTGAATATGATTGGCTTATCAGCCATGTGCGGCCTCCTGTTCAATGTTCGCTGCCAGATGGGCGCAGTTGGCACGCACGATGGCCTCAGCCAGCGGCGGGCAGACGCTGTTGCCGCAGCAACTGACCTGCACGTCCTTGGCGAAAGGCTTGAACGTCGGATCATCGGTCTCGACGCCCTGCCAAACGCCCTCGATGACGTAGTCAGCCGGAAACCCCTGCGCGTTGAACAACTCGCGGGGGGTCAGCATGCGCATGCCAATGTCGACCACCACAAAGGTCTGCCCGCCGATTTCCAGCGTCACGAACTCGCCGCCGCCCAGGCATCGTGCGCGCGCAGGAAGTCGGCAACGGCGCGGCCTTGGCTTCATGTTCTGGCGCGAAGGGGGGCGGTGCCAGATCGGCCTGCATGTGGCCCATGCGGTCCTTGACCGTGACTGTGTGCATCGGCTCGTCGGTGCGCGCCCCGTCGCCGGTGCCGTAGTATTTGGCGAACCATGCGGCGACCGGCGTCTGGTGGCTGCCGCTGGCGGCGATGGTCGACATAGGGTCGCGCGGATCGTGGCCCGCGTTGCCATCCATTCGGGGCCCGCCGTGATGCTGGGCGAGAAACGCGGCGAAGGGTGCATGCTTTACGCTGCTGGCGACCACCGTGCCCAGCGGATCGGCCATCGGGTATTCGCGGCGGCCGCCACTGTCGCCGTGAGCGATGCTGGCGAGATATGGGGCCAGCAACCCAAGCGGCGCTGCCCGCCCGGCTTCTTGATCCAACTGTTGGCGGTGACGGTCGGCGCTGGGTCGGCCATATCAGAACCAGTCGCGCCAGAATTGAACCGGGTGATGCTGGGCACGATCAGCGTCAGACCTGCACCGCCCGCCGTGATAGTGTGCGTCGGTTCGTCTGCGCCCTGCCATGGCTTCTGACTGTTGCGCATCGTTGCAAGAAACGCTGTCGACACGCATGCGTCGGCCTTGGCCGTCATTGTGGCCAGTGGTTCATAGCCGCCGCGCGCCCGGCTTTGCGCTGCGCGGCCACCGCAACCCACGATGCTGGGCACTACCACCGCCTTTTCGCCACGGTGCGCGCCGGTGATGGTGCGGATCGGCTCATCGGCGGGTTCGCACCGTGCGCCGTGCGTCAGGTTGACCAAGAAGGGCGATCAGCCTCCAGCACATAGCGCCGCATGCCCCGCGCGATGCGGGCCATGTTGTTCGCCAGTGGGCGCACGGCGCGCAGACCATGCAGCGCTTTGATCTGGGGGCTGTGTCGAAGATCGAGGGACACGGCAGTGACCAGTCGATGCACTCGGCTGCGCTGCGCCAGGCAGCAGCTTGCCGCGCTTCACAGCCGGGCTTTTGGGATCGCCGTGCGTCGGCTTCGGCCAGCGGATCGGCCTGCCGTCGCGTCGCGCCACCAGAAACCAGCGCCTGCGGATTGTCGGCGCACCATAATCGCACGCCCGCAGTTCACACCATTTGACCTTGTAGCCTGCGGCCTTGAGGCGCTTGATCCACAATTCAAAAATCTGGCCTGAGAGCTCCTTGATCGGCTGGCCGTCATTGTCGACCGGACCCCATGTCACGAACTCCTCGACGTTCTCCATGCAGATTACGTCGGGTTT harbors:
- a CDS encoding phage BR0599 family protein — protein: MTYASIEASPADGRPYFLYQFVEGEQVWRFTSRAEAWTSAGGGGETITWEPTAVAHGDVVQTSEIERGRLELTWPLSHPFARRFLAPMGNAPVTLTIFRGHEQVLDETVAHWKGRVVGAEVEGARILLSCESVFSTLRRTGVRAKYQRLCRHALYGRGCGLDIALHWQSGSLTAVAGNAVTIPEVAQHPDGWYRGGVLRCGPALGFITGHAGHMLTLSRPMPELAVSLADPETDPVTGDPLPVHVDIAPGCDLRAATCAAKFGNLLNFGGFPEIPGRNPLGGGSIV
- a CDS encoding COG3904 family protein, whose amino-acid sequence is MQNFKDKISDLTIGRGLKIILFLQVVVALFLIVTDVAARWHFNQMFDGSEPTSPVAPGDQVRRYDPTRPTPQFSNPGTRPDIDLPEDLPPRLEFMIEQDPELGTLLVMNGAIEAGDAGRLAAYLADLDSMPDAIAINSPGGIVDEALAIGQLIRTRELDTRILPGMGCFSSCPYVLAGGVERHVSLSGAVGLHQHYYETPGYMPVFFAVENIQRGQGATMGFLIEMGIDPGIMIHSLRTPPNDIYVLVESELLESRIATTVTE
- a CDS encoding tyrosine-type recombinase/integrase, whose translation is MAALSDHVIEWGGKPVKSIKRGFASAVKNAKLSDVSPHVLRHTAAVRMAEAGRPMSEIAQYLGHTNTATTEKTYARYSPEHLRTAADSLEFTRLKIVR
- a CDS encoding site-specific integrase, translating into MTQNRSSAVMQQRSEPHNSLDDFPTPPWATRALCELLIAQGYILRTSKAREPAANRGHMVLPLTEYFGAVEASDIHDYGAGFPQSDYLFGPDQDPTDWTITNPPFRLAEQFISRALRTSTKGVAVIVRSAFLEGVGRNDLLFSVTPPTDILQFTERVVMHKGKLSAKGSTATSYCWLVWQGPIGNTRFHWIPPCRKRLERSRITNDRPRLTPNTSQIAGNAALRRCAICAGGGVATLSRRAHDTAAARACGAYECATTESDVSMGVSSSHGTSGQRRRFRLNATTAREAEAEARQVIIEASAPAGAATVAEIWELYRSDRKGRSLPNRCATPERRYCPHSALPSGSDHIAGLPQPDRRMAVDGKHDGTIWTRMNHLRIVLSWAQKMRVIERAPYSRAPEQPAPRDRYLSQAEADRLIDAEAGPHVKLAIILMLTTAARVTAALELTWDRVDFERGQVRLATGEGRKKGRATCR
- a CDS encoding DUF4031 domain-containing protein; the protein is MTVYVDDMQAPFGRMKMCHMIADSTDELLAMADRIGVARRWIQHAGTTREHFDIAMTKRALAVRHGAVEVTRLELGRIILARRAKPAEVQR
- a CDS encoding DNA cytosine methyltransferase, which encodes MTLEIGGQTFVVVDIGMRMLTPRELFNAQGFPADYVIEGVWQGVETDDPTFKPFAKDVQVSCCGNSVCPPLAEAIVRANCAHLAANIEQEAAHG